One genomic window of Macaca mulatta isolate MMU2019108-1 chromosome 8, T2T-MMU8v2.0, whole genome shotgun sequence includes the following:
- the CFAP418 gene encoding cilia- and flagella-associated protein 418, translating to MAEDLDELLDEVESKFCTPDLLRRGVVDQPKGCDGGTHSSDRNQAEAKENLRSTETFEKEDDLDSLINEIFEEPNLDKKPSKLKSKSSGNTSVRASIQGLGKSCSPVYLGGSSIPCGIGTNISWRACDHLRCIACDFLVVSYDDYMWDKSCDYLFFRNNMPEFHKLKAKLVKKKGTRAYACQCSWRTIEEVTDLQTDHQLRWVCGKH from the exons ATGGCGGAGGACCTGGACGAGCTGTTGGATGAAGTCGAGTCCAAGTTTTGCACACCTGACCTTCTAAGACGGGGCGTGGTCGACCAGCCCAAAGGCTGCGACGGCGGCACACACAGTAGCGACCGGAACCAAGCCGAGGCGAAAGAGAATCTCAG atcaacagaaacatttgaaaaagaagaTGATCTTGACAGtcttattaatgaaatatttgaagagcCCAACTTGGACAAAAAGCCCTCT AAATTAAAATCTAAATCTTCAGGTAACACATCTGTCAGAGCTTCCATTCAAGGCCTTGGTAAAAG TTGCAGTCCGGTGTACCTTGGTGGAAGCTCTATTCCATGTGGGATTGGAACAAATATTTCATGGAG agCATGTGACCATCTGCGTTGTATAGCCTGTGATTTCTTGGTAGTCAGCTATGATGACTATATGTGGGACAAATCATGTGATTATCTGTTTTTCAG GAACAACATGCCAGAATTCCACAAATTAAAAGCTAAGTTGGTAAAGAAGAAAGGAACACGGGCATATGCCTGCCAGTGTAGCTGGAGAACTATTGAAGAAGTGACTGACCTTCAGACAGATCATCAGCTTCGCTGGGTTTGTGGTAAACATTAA
- the CFAP418 gene encoding cilia- and flagella-associated protein 418 isoform X1 → MAEDLDELLDEVESKFCTPDLLRRGVVDQPKGCDGGTHSSDRNQAEAKENLRSTETFEKEDDLDSLINEIFEEPNLDKKPSKLKSKSSGNTSVRASIQGLGKSCSPVYLGGSSIPCGIGTNISWRNNMPEFHKLKAKLVKKKGTRAYACQCSWRTIEEVTDLQTDHQLRWVCGKH, encoded by the exons ATGGCGGAGGACCTGGACGAGCTGTTGGATGAAGTCGAGTCCAAGTTTTGCACACCTGACCTTCTAAGACGGGGCGTGGTCGACCAGCCCAAAGGCTGCGACGGCGGCACACACAGTAGCGACCGGAACCAAGCCGAGGCGAAAGAGAATCTCAG atcaacagaaacatttgaaaaagaagaTGATCTTGACAGtcttattaatgaaatatttgaagagcCCAACTTGGACAAAAAGCCCTCT AAATTAAAATCTAAATCTTCAGGTAACACATCTGTCAGAGCTTCCATTCAAGGCCTTGGTAAAAG TTGCAGTCCGGTGTACCTTGGTGGAAGCTCTATTCCATGTGGGATTGGAACAAATATTTCATGGAG GAACAACATGCCAGAATTCCACAAATTAAAAGCTAAGTTGGTAAAGAAGAAAGGAACACGGGCATATGCCTGCCAGTGTAGCTGGAGAACTATTGAAGAAGTGACTGACCTTCAGACAGATCATCAGCTTCGCTGGGTTTGTGGTAAACATTAA